A region of Streptomyces halobius DNA encodes the following proteins:
- a CDS encoding IS3 family transposase, which produces MPPASCKAGTVERRGREGELTEKIRRIHADPSGIYGSPRVHAVLHHEDVAVDRKRVERLMREAELAGVSPAAKASPGATRRPPRMQAVVQS; this is translated from the coding sequence CTGCCGCCGGCGTCGTGCAAAGCCGGAACCGTCGAGCGGCGCGGCCGCGAGGGGGAGCTGACCGAGAAGATCCGACGGATCCACGCCGACCCCAGCGGGATCTACGGCTCGCCGCGCGTGCACGCCGTCCTTCATCACGAGGATGTGGCCGTGGACCGGAAGCGGGTCGAGCGGCTGATGCGCGAGGCCGAACTCGCCGGAGTCAGCCCCGCCGCAAAGGCCTCGCCCGGTGCGACCCGAAGGCCACCCCGGATGCAGGCAGTTGTCCAAAGCTGA
- a CDS encoding DinB family protein, which yields MSTVERPMPPLNADERTTLESWLDFHRATLAMKCEGLDDEQAADASVPPSGCTLTGLVQHMAEVERNWFRRVFAGEQAPPIYDPQADPRGPDGGFELAEGATLRDALATWRAEVTRARERCADRALADTGRFMEQAVSLRWIYVHMIEEYARHNGHADLLRERIDGTTGV from the coding sequence GTGAGCACCGTCGAACGCCCTATGCCGCCCCTGAACGCCGACGAGCGCACCACGCTCGAAAGCTGGCTTGACTTTCACCGCGCCACCCTCGCCATGAAGTGCGAAGGCCTGGACGACGAGCAGGCCGCCGACGCGTCCGTGCCACCATCCGGCTGCACGCTGACCGGCCTCGTCCAGCACATGGCGGAGGTGGAGCGGAACTGGTTCCGCCGAGTGTTCGCCGGAGAACAGGCCCCGCCCATCTACGACCCGCAGGCCGACCCCCGTGGCCCCGACGGCGGCTTCGAACTGGCCGAGGGCGCCACCTTGCGCGACGCCCTCGCCACCTGGCGCGCGGAGGTCACCCGCGCCCGCGAGCGCTGCGCCGACCGTGCTCTGGCCGACACCGGTCGCTTCATGGAGCAAGCCGTCAGCCTCCGCTGGATCTACGTCCACATGATCGAGGAGTACGCCCGCCACAACGGCCACGCCGACCTGCTCCGGGAACGCATCGACGGGACCACCGGCGTATAG
- a CDS encoding sensor histidine kinase — MRRPAPWRWLTRRLTLSLRWKFALTVMAVCCAVAAVLGVLVHNVVARQTVGHVREHVRTDLDTALDLFEYGTSRADINSVLDPPELPEPLSELVRSGERGTMVGTYRGQLVMWAAAPADNRVLAVWTPYSGTRRSLEMLDTAILGSAVLAATAVALAGLFLAQRISRRLGTTAAVARRITAGDLDARVGVGTGRKPGAGPAGQDEVTAVAAALDSMAGSLQSRLQAEQRFTADVAHELRTPLTGILASADLLPEGRPKEMINDRLRALHRLTEDLLEISRLDSGTEHADVDSYELGALVERTVRATGLDTEVHIATDPATGAPADTVVETDRRRLDRIIANLVINAHRHGAPPVVVTVDAPPGGTPTIEVRDHGPGYPDELLHHGPQRFRTDAPGRGRGHGLGLTIAVGQAAVLGIDLTFGNAPDGGARATLHLPAQPPRRPTAAHR; from the coding sequence ATGAGACGCCCGGCCCCCTGGAGGTGGCTCACGCGACGTCTGACGCTCTCGCTCCGCTGGAAGTTCGCGCTGACCGTGATGGCGGTGTGCTGCGCGGTTGCCGCCGTCCTCGGCGTGCTCGTTCACAACGTGGTGGCGCGGCAGACCGTCGGTCACGTCCGCGAACATGTCCGCACGGACCTCGACACCGCGCTGGACCTCTTCGAGTACGGCACCTCGCGCGCGGACATCAACTCCGTCCTCGATCCGCCCGAACTCCCCGAGCCACTGAGCGAGTTGGTGCGCTCCGGCGAACGCGGCACGATGGTCGGGACGTATCGGGGACAGCTCGTCATGTGGGCGGCGGCACCCGCGGACAACCGGGTGCTGGCCGTCTGGACTCCGTACAGCGGCACCCGGCGCTCCCTGGAGATGCTCGATACGGCCATCCTCGGCTCGGCGGTGCTCGCCGCCACCGCCGTCGCGCTCGCCGGGCTGTTCCTCGCCCAGCGCATCAGCCGCCGCCTGGGCACCACCGCGGCCGTCGCCCGCCGGATCACCGCCGGCGATCTGGACGCCCGGGTCGGCGTCGGGACGGGGCGGAAGCCGGGCGCGGGGCCCGCGGGCCAGGACGAGGTGACGGCGGTGGCCGCGGCCCTGGACTCGATGGCCGGTTCCCTGCAGAGCCGCCTCCAGGCCGAGCAGCGCTTCACCGCCGACGTCGCCCATGAACTGCGCACCCCGCTCACCGGCATCCTCGCCTCGGCCGATCTGCTCCCGGAGGGCCGCCCCAAGGAGATGATCAACGACCGGCTGCGGGCGCTGCACCGGCTCACCGAGGATCTGCTGGAGATCTCCCGGCTGGACTCCGGCACCGAGCACGCCGACGTCGACTCGTACGAACTGGGCGCGCTGGTGGAACGCACCGTACGCGCCACCGGGCTCGACACCGAGGTGCATATCGCCACCGACCCGGCCACCGGCGCGCCCGCCGACACGGTGGTCGAGACGGACCGGCGCCGCCTTGACCGCATCATCGCCAACCTGGTGATCAACGCGCACCGGCACGGAGCGCCCCCGGTCGTGGTCACGGTGGACGCGCCGCCCGGCGGCACCCCGACCATCGAGGTACGCGACCACGGGCCGGGCTACCCCGACGAACTACTGCACCACGGCCCGCAGCGCTTCCGCACCGATGCCCCCGGCCGCGGCAGGGGCCACGGCCTCGGCCTGACCATCGCGGTCGGCCAGGCCGCCGTCCTCGGCATCGATCTGACCTTCGGCAACGCCCCCGACGGCGGCGCCCGGGCGACCCTTCACCTGCCGGCCCAGCCCCCGCGGCGCCCCACCGCCGCCCACCGCTGA
- the recQ gene encoding DNA helicase RecQ, with product MGLGPGRGTGTESASGGVGEAVQVLRRVFGYDAFRGSQQEIIEHVIGGGDAVVLMPTGGGKSLCYQIPALVRSGVGVVISPLIALMQDQVDALRALGVRAGFLNSTQDFEERRLVEAEFLAGELDLLYLAPERLRVEQTLSLLDRGKVALFAIDEAHCVAQWGHDFRPDYLALSMLHERWPDVPRIALTATATEATHDEITSRLRMADARHFVASFDRPNIQYRIAAKSEPKKQLLELLRGEHAGDAGIVYCLSRASVEKTAQFLVQNGIDALPYHAGLDARTRAAHQARFLREDGLVMVATIAFGMGIDKPDVRFVAHLDLPKSVEGYYQETGRAGRDGLPSTAWLAYGLQDVVQQRKMIDGSEGDDAHRRRLSAHLDAMLALCETVQCRRVRLLAYFGQKSESEACGNCDTCLTPPRTWDGTVAAQKLLSTVVRLQRERGQKFGAGQIIDILMGRKTAKVIQFDHDGLSVFGIGDDLREAEWRGVVRQLLAQGLLAVEGDYGTLVLTAASGDVLRGRREVPMRREPEKAAKAAKGARTAKGKQAPVDLSEEALPVFEALRAWRGRTAKEQGVPAYVIFHDATLREIATARPATTAALGTVNGVGENKLAKYGQQILDVLAGREGDAEAGAGAGAEAGVGAGAPAAMVMGAVEDDQRAPEPPDDIEPDDIDW from the coding sequence ATGGGTCTGGGGCCGGGGCGCGGTACCGGGACGGAGAGCGCGTCGGGCGGTGTGGGCGAGGCGGTGCAGGTGCTGCGCCGGGTGTTCGGGTACGACGCGTTCCGCGGCAGTCAGCAGGAGATCATCGAGCACGTCATAGGGGGCGGGGACGCGGTCGTCCTGATGCCGACCGGTGGTGGTAAGTCGCTCTGCTATCAGATCCCGGCCTTGGTGCGCAGTGGCGTGGGTGTGGTGATCTCGCCGCTCATCGCGCTGATGCAGGACCAGGTCGACGCGTTGCGGGCGCTGGGTGTGCGAGCCGGGTTCCTCAACTCCACGCAGGATTTCGAGGAGCGGCGGCTGGTGGAGGCCGAGTTTCTCGCCGGGGAGCTGGATCTGCTGTATCTGGCGCCCGAGCGGCTGCGGGTGGAGCAGACGCTGAGCCTGCTGGACCGGGGGAAGGTCGCACTCTTCGCGATCGATGAGGCGCACTGTGTCGCCCAGTGGGGCCATGACTTCCGGCCGGACTATCTGGCGCTGTCGATGCTGCACGAGCGCTGGCCCGATGTGCCGCGGATCGCGCTGACCGCCACCGCGACCGAGGCCACGCATGATGAGATCACCTCACGGCTGCGGATGGCGGACGCCCGGCATTTCGTGGCGAGCTTCGACCGCCCCAACATCCAGTACCGGATCGCGGCCAAGAGCGAGCCGAAGAAGCAGTTGCTGGAACTGCTGCGCGGCGAGCACGCCGGGGACGCGGGGATCGTGTACTGCCTCTCGCGTGCGTCGGTGGAGAAGACCGCCCAGTTCCTGGTGCAGAACGGGATCGACGCGCTGCCGTATCACGCCGGCCTCGACGCCCGTACGCGCGCCGCGCACCAGGCCCGGTTCCTGCGGGAGGACGGCCTGGTCATGGTCGCCACGATCGCGTTCGGGATGGGGATCGACAAGCCGGATGTGCGGTTCGTAGCGCATCTGGACCTGCCGAAGTCGGTGGAGGGTTACTACCAGGAGACGGGGCGTGCCGGGCGGGACGGGCTGCCGTCGACGGCCTGGCTGGCCTATGGGCTGCAGGATGTGGTGCAGCAGCGGAAGATGATCGACGGGTCGGAGGGGGACGACGCGCATCGGCGGCGGTTGTCCGCCCATCTGGACGCCATGCTCGCGCTGTGCGAGACGGTGCAGTGCCGTCGGGTGCGGCTGCTGGCGTACTTCGGGCAGAAGAGCGAGAGCGAGGCGTGCGGCAACTGCGATACGTGCCTGACGCCGCCGCGGACGTGGGATGGCACGGTCGCCGCACAGAAGCTGCTGTCGACGGTGGTGCGGTTGCAGCGCGAGCGGGGGCAGAAGTTCGGGGCGGGCCAGATCATCGACATTTTGATGGGCCGGAAGACCGCCAAGGTGATTCAGTTCGATCATGACGGGCTGAGTGTCTTCGGGATCGGCGATGATCTGCGGGAGGCCGAATGGCGGGGTGTGGTACGGCAGTTGCTCGCGCAGGGGCTGCTGGCCGTCGAGGGTGATTACGGCACGCTGGTACTCACGGCGGCGAGCGGCGATGTACTGCGCGGCCGGCGCGAGGTGCCGATGCGGCGGGAGCCGGAGAAGGCCGCGAAGGCGGCGAAGGGCGCGCGGACGGCGAAGGGCAAGCAGGCGCCGGTGGATCTGTCCGAGGAAGCGCTGCCGGTGTTCGAGGCGCTGCGGGCCTGGCGGGGCCGTACGGCCAAGGAGCAGGGCGTCCCCGCGTATGTGATCTTCCATGACGCGACGCTGCGCGAGATCGCCACGGCCCGGCCGGCGACCACGGCCGCGCTGGGGACGGTCAACGGGGTCGGCGAGAACAAGCTCGCGAAGTACGGGCAGCAGATCCTGGATGTGCTGGCGGGTCGGGAGGGGGACGCGGAAGCGGGAGCAGGCGCAGGAGCGGAAGCCGGTGTGGGAGCAGGAGCGCCGGCGGCGATGGTGATGGGGGCGGTTGAGGACGATCAGCGTGCTCCGGAGCCGCCGGATGACATTGAGCCGGACGATATCGACTGGTGA
- a CDS encoding transglycosylase family protein: MSARGRHRRYKPNRISRAYLTITAGGAGIALPLIGAGAAHAASVDTWDKVAECESSGDWTINTGNGFYGGLQFTQSTWQEFGGGEHAPRADLASKDQQITTAEKVLKVQGPGAWPVCGPKAGLTRGGGAPDISPDDQKESAPAKAAPKAERKAAPKAERKAERKPAAGSGKHRKPDSYTVASGDTLYKIAHDHDVEGGWETVYDDNREAVGQNPNLIHPGLELSLHGDAAPAPERKAPKHATAAPKPAPAPEKKAQQSSSGYTAPVHSAIGTPYHKPGSAWSSGYHTGVDFPVSSGTAVKAIGAGEVVSAGWGGAYGNQVVIRHHDGKYSQYAHLSNMSVRAGQSVSGGQQIGYSGSTGNAFGPHLHFEIRTGPGYGSDVDPLAYLRAHGVTI; encoded by the coding sequence ATGTCTGCACGTGGGCGTCATCGCCGATACAAGCCCAACCGCATTTCGCGCGCCTACCTCACCATCACCGCCGGCGGTGCCGGCATAGCCCTCCCCCTGATCGGGGCCGGCGCGGCGCACGCCGCTTCCGTCGATACCTGGGACAAGGTCGCCGAGTGCGAGAGCAGCGGTGACTGGACAATCAACACCGGCAATGGCTTCTACGGTGGTCTGCAGTTCACCCAGAGCACGTGGCAGGAGTTCGGCGGCGGGGAGCACGCCCCTCGGGCCGACCTCGCCTCCAAGGACCAGCAGATCACCACCGCGGAGAAGGTGCTCAAGGTCCAGGGCCCCGGCGCCTGGCCGGTGTGCGGGCCCAAGGCCGGTCTGACCCGTGGCGGCGGCGCGCCCGACATCTCTCCGGACGACCAGAAGGAGTCTGCTCCGGCCAAGGCCGCTCCCAAGGCCGAGCGCAAGGCCGCTCCCAAGGCCGAGCGCAAGGCCGAGCGCAAGCCTGCTGCGGGCAGCGGCAAGCACCGCAAGCCCGACTCGTACACGGTCGCCTCCGGCGACACCCTGTACAAGATCGCCCATGACCATGACGTCGAGGGTGGCTGGGAGACGGTCTACGACGACAACCGTGAGGCCGTCGGCCAGAACCCGAACCTGATCCACCCGGGTCTGGAACTCTCCCTCCACGGGGATGCGGCTCCCGCGCCGGAGCGGAAGGCCCCGAAGCATGCCACGGCCGCCCCGAAGCCCGCGCCGGCCCCGGAGAAGAAGGCTCAGCAGTCGTCCTCCGGGTACACCGCCCCGGTTCACTCGGCCATCGGCACCCCCTACCACAAGCCCGGCAGCGCCTGGTCCAGCGGTTACCACACGGGCGTCGACTTCCCCGTTTCCTCCGGCACCGCCGTGAAGGCCATCGGTGCGGGCGAGGTCGTTTCCGCCGGTTGGGGTGGCGCCTACGGCAACCAGGTCGTCATCCGCCACCACGACGGCAAGTACAGCCAGTACGCGCACCTGTCGAACATGAGCGTCCGGGCCGGCCAGTCGGTCTCCGGTGGCCAGCAGATCGGCTACTCCGGCTCGACGGGCAACGCCTTCGGCCCGCACCTGCACTTCGAGATCCGCACCGGCCCCGGCTACGGCTCGGACGTTGACCCCCTCGCCTACCTCCGGGCGCACGGCGTCACCATCTGA
- a CDS encoding DUF4097 family beta strand repeat-containing protein produces the protein MKTKQHSLRTAGGAQQAALCAVAATALLTSACSATPIKRGEQSYEVKEKATSLRVDDHAGAIEVIPGTGDVIKVTEKYEYSDDQPPTEHSVKGGELLLKNPGCGAGADKCVVKYRVEVPAATATHLTLGGGEITVRGLSGATYAKSDGGSVRITDSTARTVTARVGGGDVTVALTAAPDKVEADTGGGNTTVRLPKGSYDVNAETGGGNRKVSVQNDSASPHKIKASSGGGNVSVLPAD, from the coding sequence ATGAAGACCAAGCAGCACTCCCTTCGTACCGCAGGCGGAGCGCAGCAGGCCGCGCTGTGCGCGGTCGCCGCCACGGCACTGCTGACCAGCGCCTGCTCGGCGACGCCCATCAAGAGAGGCGAGCAGTCGTACGAGGTCAAGGAGAAGGCCACCTCGCTGCGCGTGGACGACCACGCGGGAGCCATCGAAGTCATTCCCGGCACGGGGGACGTCATCAAGGTGACCGAGAAGTACGAGTACAGCGACGACCAGCCGCCGACCGAGCACTCGGTCAAGGGCGGTGAGCTGCTGCTGAAGAACCCGGGGTGCGGCGCCGGCGCCGACAAGTGCGTGGTGAAGTACCGCGTCGAGGTGCCCGCGGCCACTGCCACCCACCTGACGCTCGGGGGCGGCGAGATCACCGTCCGCGGCCTCTCCGGCGCCACCTACGCCAAGTCCGACGGCGGATCGGTGCGGATAACGGACTCCACCGCCAGGACGGTGACCGCCCGCGTCGGCGGCGGCGACGTCACCGTCGCCCTCACGGCGGCGCCCGACAAGGTGGAGGCGGACACGGGCGGCGGTAACACCACAGTCCGGCTGCCCAAGGGCTCGTACGACGTGAATGCCGAGACCGGCGGCGGCAACCGCAAGGTGAGCGTGCAGAACGACTCCGCGTCCCCCCACAAGATCAAGGCCAGCAGCGGCGGCGGCAACGTCAGCGTGCTGCCCGCCGACTGA